One Verrucomicrobiaceae bacterium genomic window carries:
- a CDS encoding sodium-translocating pyrophosphatase, giving the protein MPSTIPFAFLLQNGLPLSIALAAVGLVVALLLIRQILGSSAGNSRMQEIAGAVQAGAKAYLNRQIIAIVPIALVILVAIWWLRDAATAVGFIVGAVCSLAAGYIGMMVAVRANVRTAQAASVSSHGALKVAFNGGAVTGLLVVALGLLSVGVFYMIVKGMHPEGKHAIDSLIGLALGSSLISVFARLGGGIYTKAADVGADLVGKIEQNLNEDDPRNPATIADNVGDNVGDCAGMAADVFETYAVSLIGGVLVGSLTAGAESVNATVIYPFVLCGLSIISSIIGIGWVNFVKQSPTTSLVCGVAVSGLISAVLFWWATGSIFGDSVMLNGVSIASSKIFQCAIVGLVMTLLVVWITNYYTSTHHKPVRLIAKASETGHATNIIAGISVGHHATLLPVLAIAASIWCCFELAGLYGIAIAVVSMLSLSGIIISLDAFGPITDNAGGIAVMSGLPEEVRKITDELDAVGNTMKAVTKGYAIASAGLAAMVLFGSYVKDLEAFLGKTVTFDLMNHEVVIGMFIGGLLPFIFTAYCMSAVGSAAGAVVMEVRRQIAAKPGILNGTDIPDYAQCVGIVTSAALKQMILPALLPLIFVIGMAFVGYQALGGVLIGTIVTGLFVGIAMTSAGGAWDNAKKYIEEGNHGGKGSFAHQAAVTGDTVGDPYKDTAGPAVNPMIKVVNILAILIIPIIFKK; this is encoded by the coding sequence ATGCCCAGTACAATTCCCTTCGCCTTCCTGCTCCAAAACGGACTCCCTCTCTCCATCGCTCTCGCCGCTGTTGGCCTTGTGGTAGCCTTGCTACTCATTCGCCAGATTCTCGGTTCATCTGCGGGGAATTCTAGAATGCAGGAAATCGCTGGCGCGGTCCAAGCCGGGGCCAAAGCCTACCTGAATCGCCAAATAATCGCCATTGTGCCGATCGCGCTGGTCATCCTGGTGGCGATCTGGTGGCTGCGTGATGCAGCCACGGCGGTCGGGTTCATCGTGGGGGCTGTTTGCTCCCTAGCTGCTGGCTACATCGGTATGATGGTGGCTGTGCGGGCGAATGTGAGGACGGCCCAGGCTGCGTCTGTGAGTAGCCATGGTGCTCTGAAGGTGGCTTTTAATGGCGGCGCTGTGACGGGGCTGCTGGTCGTGGCTCTGGGGCTGCTCTCGGTGGGCGTTTTCTACATGATCGTCAAAGGCATGCACCCAGAGGGTAAGCACGCCATCGACTCACTGATCGGCCTAGCGCTCGGCAGCTCACTGATTTCCGTTTTTGCCCGTCTGGGCGGCGGCATCTACACCAAGGCCGCAGACGTGGGTGCTGACCTCGTCGGAAAAATCGAGCAGAATCTCAATGAAGACGATCCGCGTAATCCAGCAACGATCGCTGATAACGTGGGTGACAACGTCGGCGACTGCGCGGGCATGGCGGCGGACGTTTTTGAGACCTACGCAGTCTCGCTCATCGGCGGGGTGCTCGTTGGCTCCCTCACCGCAGGTGCTGAGTCGGTCAATGCGACGGTGATCTATCCTTTCGTGCTTTGCGGCCTTTCCATCATTTCCTCCATCATCGGCATCGGTTGGGTGAATTTTGTGAAACAGAGCCCAACGACCTCGCTCGTCTGCGGGGTGGCTGTCTCTGGCCTGATCAGCGCCGTACTCTTCTGGTGGGCGACGGGTTCCATCTTTGGCGATAGCGTGATGCTGAACGGCGTGAGCATCGCCAGTAGCAAAATCTTCCAATGCGCGATTGTAGGCTTGGTCATGACCCTGCTCGTGGTTTGGATTACCAATTACTACACCAGCACGCATCACAAACCGGTGCGCCTCATCGCTAAGGCCTCCGAAACCGGTCATGCGACCAATATCATCGCCGGCATCAGCGTGGGACATCATGCCACATTGCTCCCAGTGCTGGCCATTGCTGCCTCCATCTGGTGCTGCTTTGAGCTAGCAGGCCTCTACGGCATCGCCATCGCGGTCGTCAGTATGCTATCGCTCTCCGGCATTATCATCAGCCTGGATGCCTTTGGCCCCATCACTGATAATGCGGGCGGCATCGCGGTGATGAGCGGCTTGCCCGAGGAAGTACGCAAGATCACTGACGAACTCGATGCTGTGGGCAACACCATGAAGGCCGTGACCAAAGGCTACGCCATCGCCAGTGCCGGACTCGCCGCTATGGTGCTCTTTGGTAGCTATGTGAAGGATTTGGAGGCTTTCCTCGGCAAAACGGTGACTTTCGACCTGATGAATCATGAAGTCGTCATCGGCATGTTCATCGGTGGTTTGCTGCCCTTCATTTTCACTGCCTACTGCATGAGTGCCGTGGGTAGCGCCGCCGGTGCCGTCGTCATGGAAGTCCGCCGCCAGATCGCGGCGAAGCCTGGCATCCTCAATGGCACGGACATCCCTGACTATGCGCAGTGCGTCGGCATCGTGACCAGTGCCGCTCTGAAGCAGATGATTCTTCCAGCCCTGCTGCCGCTCATCTTTGTCATTGGTATGGCCTTCGTCGGCTATCAGGCACTCGGTGGCGTGCTCATCGGCACTATCGTTACGGGACTCTTTGTCGGTATCGCTATGACCAGCGCTGGTGGAGCCTGGGACAACGCGAAGAAGTACATCGAAGAAGGAAATCACGGCGGCAAAGGCAGCTTTGCCCATCAGGCGGCTGTGACGGGCGACACCGTCGGTGATCCTTACAAAGACACCGCTGGCCCCGCTGTGAACCCGATGATCAAAGTGGTGAACATCCTCGCCATCTTGATCATCCCGATCATCTTCAAGAAGTAG
- a CDS encoding alginate lyase family protein, giving the protein MTTAASQTLGSMVADQDRARILAAADKALAMEPVSIPQHRAPLSDGRADEFFSMSDYYWPDPAKPDGKPYIMRDGQSNPDHFNEHRKSLIAMRDATAALAAAYSLTRDERYARHAVAMLEVFFLDKKTRMHPSLDLAQTIVGKPTPDRGTGLIDTLHLVEVPLAILALRDSKAMSAKTFDALRQWFADYTAWLVSSTKGKNEAKAKNNHAVAYWLQIAAFATFTENEDLRTECRRQFKEVFVTVQMGADGGFPLELARTKPYAYSIFQLDNMAALCQLLSTSTDNLWTFTTPDGKSMAKAVAFLYPYLADKSSWPRKPDILAWDGWPVRQPALLFGGHAFSEGKYLDLWRKLKTDPENFEIRRNNAITQPLLWTTLAENASTHSTGR; this is encoded by the coding sequence ATGACCACCGCAGCCTCGCAGACACTCGGGAGCATGGTCGCAGACCAGGATCGTGCTCGCATCCTCGCGGCAGCGGACAAGGCCTTGGCGATGGAACCCGTGAGCATCCCCCAGCATCGCGCACCGCTCAGCGATGGCCGGGCAGATGAGTTTTTCTCCATGAGTGACTACTACTGGCCTGATCCGGCCAAGCCGGACGGCAAACCTTACATCATGAGAGACGGGCAATCGAACCCGGACCATTTCAATGAGCACCGCAAGTCGCTGATAGCCATGCGCGATGCAACCGCAGCACTGGCCGCAGCCTATTCTTTGACCCGCGATGAGCGTTACGCGAGGCATGCGGTGGCGATGCTGGAGGTTTTCTTCCTGGACAAAAAAACGCGGATGCATCCCAGCCTGGATCTGGCCCAGACGATTGTGGGAAAACCTACACCGGATCGTGGCACCGGCCTTATCGACACTCTGCACTTGGTGGAGGTGCCGCTGGCCATTCTTGCCCTGCGCGATTCGAAAGCCATGTCTGCAAAGACTTTCGATGCTCTGCGCCAATGGTTTGCGGATTACACTGCCTGGCTGGTGAGTAGCACCAAAGGAAAGAACGAGGCGAAGGCGAAAAACAACCACGCCGTGGCCTACTGGCTTCAAATCGCGGCCTTTGCCACTTTTACGGAGAATGAGGACCTGCGGACCGAGTGCCGCCGCCAGTTCAAGGAGGTATTCGTCACCGTGCAAATGGGGGCAGACGGCGGCTTCCCCTTAGAACTCGCTCGCACCAAGCCTTACGCCTACTCGATCTTCCAGCTCGATAACATGGCGGCGCTTTGCCAGTTGCTATCCACCAGCACCGACAACCTATGGACTTTCACCACACCGGACGGCAAGAGCATGGCTAAAGCAGTGGCCTTTCTTTATCCCTACCTGGCGGACAAATCCTCCTGGCCTCGCAAGCCGGACATTCTTGCCTGGGACGGCTGGCCGGTGCGACAGCCAGCGCTGCTGTTTGGTGGCCACGCCTTTAGCGAAGGCAAGTATCTCGACTTGTGGCGCAAGCTCAAAACTGACCCAGAGAACTTCGAGATCCGGCGCAACAATGCGATCACCCAACCCCTGCTGTGGACGACTCTGGCGGAGAATGCCTCCACCCACTCCACAGGCCGATGA
- a CDS encoding sulfatase-like hydrolase/transferase, which translates to MPTEPAERHKNALAAVTDIPEPVSMKERSGKPAYIRDLPEPKWPKVAKEIKQYHECVMAIDENVGRLMQALRETSQLENTVVIFTSDQGIAYGQHALVHKKDAPYDAALCSPLIFSWPPHFAEDRVSEEPVNGPDVVRTLLDIFGLEPLKTMDGMSLMPLLKDPSLRLSRGAMLMTNVQNNMGQSIPQGVLKTERNIERGAKGDAAMRNWTMIRSGDYKYVAYCGEAKEEEIYNLATDPEEIFNLADDEHRQLLEEMRSKAAKELRATQSGFDGGHYIDFFPLLKQLPE; encoded by the coding sequence ATGCCTACGGAGCCTGCCGAACGGCACAAGAACGCCCTCGCTGCTGTGACGGATATTCCTGAGCCGGTCAGTATGAAGGAGCGCTCTGGCAAGCCTGCTTACATCCGCGACCTACCCGAACCAAAGTGGCCGAAAGTCGCCAAAGAGATCAAGCAGTATCACGAATGCGTGATGGCGATCGATGAAAATGTGGGACGCCTCATGCAGGCGCTCAGAGAGACGAGTCAGCTAGAAAACACCGTGGTGATCTTCACCTCGGATCAGGGGATCGCCTACGGCCAGCATGCCCTCGTCCACAAAAAAGACGCACCTTATGACGCCGCACTGTGCTCACCTTTGATCTTCAGTTGGCCGCCGCATTTCGCAGAGGATCGCGTGAGTGAGGAGCCTGTGAATGGTCCAGATGTTGTCCGCACCCTGCTGGACATCTTCGGGCTGGAGCCGCTGAAGACGATGGATGGCATGAGCCTCATGCCACTCCTAAAAGATCCTTCTCTGCGACTGTCGCGTGGTGCCATGCTCATGACGAATGTGCAGAACAACATGGGTCAAAGCATCCCGCAAGGCGTGCTAAAGACCGAGCGCAACATCGAGCGCGGTGCAAAAGGTGATGCGGCGATGCGCAACTGGACCATGATCCGCAGCGGGGATTACAAATACGTCGCCTACTGTGGCGAAGCGAAAGAGGAGGAGATTTACAATCTCGCGACCGATCCCGAGGAAATTTTCAACCTCGCGGATGATGAGCATCGTCAGTTGCTCGAAGAGATGCGGAGCAAAGCGGCGAAGGAACTCCGTGCCACCCAGTCCGGTTTTGATGGTGGGCACTACATCGACTTTTTTCCGCTTCTCAAACAACTGCCTGAATAG
- a CDS encoding FecR domain-containing protein, producing the protein MNDTPPDTPQKLSRALDLLIEGELPATEARELQQKMKADPALLSLYLEKVRMESLLRDHAWSTVVAAASFKPASQNNKQRMVSRLWPVLAAAACVALLASLPMWMRSKTASGDKQVAATALPSVQFSATSVFSSATSTVSEDGALQFGDGVIMEDGSVSIRLPSGVEAVLKSPSRFSITGANRLRLDQGAGWFRVPSAANGFAVDLPEMEVVDLGTIFTAQVSEGEHQVQVEEGYVEVRQRAGDLVPHVLKAGEKLIRLASADTVQIVSGTSLLEPAAMMDEAEVVFRESLVHVPDQPFTERKPLLGSWQVQDGSPTVHNGRFAAQSRLTHLMGRFTRAIEPAENAVILVSFKSVSPMSLFHSKGFAGISLFDGDGELFFFGDKGGNSYFWELLTFGKNYRGHKEQRRSHDLAVQGSEETFTLRYRQRTGDFEIFRGRGVQGLPIVKGQTDPGLRFDGVRVANGSGGDFSFDELEVSVVKDSKE; encoded by the coding sequence ATGAATGACACACCGCCTGATACTCCGCAAAAACTGAGCCGCGCCCTGGATCTGCTGATCGAGGGGGAGCTGCCAGCGACGGAGGCACGCGAGCTTCAGCAGAAAATGAAGGCTGATCCGGCCCTATTGAGCCTCTATCTTGAAAAGGTGCGCATGGAGTCGCTATTGCGCGATCATGCGTGGTCAACGGTGGTTGCCGCGGCTAGTTTTAAGCCTGCATCGCAGAACAACAAACAGCGCATGGTTTCACGGCTCTGGCCTGTGCTCGCAGCGGCGGCCTGTGTGGCGCTGCTGGCCTCGCTGCCCATGTGGATGCGATCGAAAACAGCCTCCGGGGATAAACAAGTGGCGGCCACCGCTTTGCCGAGCGTGCAGTTCTCGGCGACATCGGTTTTTAGCAGTGCCACTTCGACTGTTTCGGAGGATGGTGCCTTGCAGTTTGGCGATGGCGTGATCATGGAAGACGGCTCCGTGTCCATCCGGCTGCCCAGTGGCGTCGAGGCTGTCTTAAAAAGCCCATCGCGTTTTTCCATCACAGGAGCCAATCGCCTGAGGTTGGACCAGGGCGCTGGGTGGTTCCGTGTGCCCTCAGCAGCCAATGGCTTTGCCGTGGACCTGCCGGAGATGGAGGTGGTCGATCTCGGCACGATCTTCACCGCACAGGTAAGTGAAGGGGAGCATCAGGTGCAGGTGGAAGAAGGCTATGTGGAGGTGCGCCAGCGTGCGGGCGATCTGGTACCTCACGTATTGAAGGCGGGCGAAAAACTTATCCGCCTTGCCAGTGCGGACACCGTGCAGATTGTATCCGGCACCTCGTTGCTAGAGCCCGCTGCCATGATGGATGAAGCCGAGGTCGTGTTCCGCGAATCGCTGGTGCATGTGCCTGATCAGCCGTTCACAGAACGCAAGCCCTTGTTAGGCTCCTGGCAGGTGCAGGACGGCTCACCAACCGTGCATAACGGTAGATTTGCGGCGCAATCCAGACTCACCCACCTCATGGGCCGTTTCACCCGCGCCATCGAGCCTGCGGAGAACGCTGTCATCCTGGTCAGCTTCAAGTCTGTTTCCCCGATGTCTCTCTTCCACTCCAAAGGTTTCGCCGGCATCAGCTTATTCGATGGTGATGGCGAGCTGTTTTTCTTTGGGGACAAAGGCGGAAATTCCTATTTCTGGGAACTGCTCACCTTTGGCAAAAACTATCGCGGGCACAAAGAGCAGCGTCGTTCCCATGACCTGGCCGTTCAGGGTAGCGAAGAAACTTTCACCCTGCGCTACCGCCAGCGCACGGGTGATTTTGAGATCTTTCGTGGCCGCGGTGTACAGGGCCTGCCCATCGTAAAAGGCCAGACTGATCCCGGTCTGAGATTCGATGGCGTGAGAGTGGCCAACGGCAGCGGCGGCGACTTTTCCTTCGATGAATTGGAAGTGTCTGTGGTGAAGGATTCGAAGGAGTAA
- a CDS encoding sulfatase-like hydrolase/transferase: MSRFAILCLTALAALHSVPAAPLDATSTTRPNVLYIFTDDQSVRTVSCYLNDAYPWVKTPNIDALAKKGVRFQSAYMAPYCMPARISMLTGNLPHASRGLFQGAELKGAELAKEIKDHPFWPQRLRENGYRTGMIGKWHITSRPPAVGIDWDTAIHWSKDMGDMYHNSKMSFNGAPPSISAATAWTATPIWRSTSLKSSRRTPSRGICGFATQEFTCLRSLPNGTRTPSLL, encoded by the coding sequence ATGAGCCGATTCGCCATCCTATGCCTCACGGCTCTCGCTGCGCTGCATTCTGTGCCCGCTGCTCCGCTGGATGCGACCTCCACCACGCGTCCCAACGTCCTCTACATTTTCACAGACGATCAAAGCGTGCGCACCGTGAGCTGTTACCTGAACGATGCTTATCCATGGGTGAAAACGCCGAACATCGACGCTTTGGCGAAGAAGGGTGTGCGGTTTCAGAGCGCTTACATGGCGCCGTATTGCATGCCGGCGCGAATCAGCATGTTGACCGGCAACCTGCCTCACGCTTCGCGTGGTCTTTTTCAAGGCGCAGAGTTGAAGGGGGCGGAACTGGCGAAGGAGATCAAAGACCATCCCTTCTGGCCGCAGCGCCTGCGGGAAAACGGCTACCGAACGGGCATGATCGGCAAGTGGCACATCACCTCGCGTCCCCCGGCTGTTGGCATCGACTGGGACACCGCCATTCACTGGTCCAAGGACATGGGAGATATGTATCACAACTCCAAAATGAGCTTCAACGGTGCCCCCCCAAGCATATCGGCGGCTACAGCGTGGACCGCTACACCGATCTGGCGATCGACTTCATTAAAGAGCAGCCGAAGGACCCCAAGCCGTGGTATCTGTGGCTTTGCTACACAGGAGTTCACATGCCTACGGAGCCTGCCGAACGGCACAAGAACGCCCTCGCTGCTGTGA
- a CDS encoding trypsin-like serine protease yields MGIGDAAAVLFYDSGDSSHNTTAPTGIYEDAGWQYQGQYGSYLGTMIAPQYFITAQHFGTQGGSFVHSGVFNGGANMSYTIDTAANGGIGYWDIAGTDLRVLRIQEYFPYYAPLYTGSSEAGKTLLVTGRGGVRGDDVMVSSVLHGWKHTGSDGVSRWGTNVVASAAGGYLTVDFDAAGSDHEATLSVGDSGGAVFIEDGGLWKLAGINYGIDGMFDTNNTPGDGSEFQAALFDAGGLYYGGGSSWTLVQDRPQDNPTSFYASRISSSAATISSIASVPEPAGGLLLMCAACICLTRRARRGE; encoded by the coding sequence ATGGGCATCGGGGATGCAGCAGCGGTGCTTTTTTACGATTCGGGAGATTCCTCTCACAATACCACTGCACCCACAGGGATTTACGAGGACGCAGGTTGGCAGTACCAGGGGCAGTATGGCAGCTATCTAGGCACCATGATCGCGCCGCAGTATTTTATCACGGCGCAGCACTTTGGCACCCAGGGCGGCAGTTTTGTCCATTCGGGTGTTTTTAATGGAGGTGCCAATATGTCCTACACCATCGACACCGCAGCCAATGGTGGCATCGGCTACTGGGACATCGCTGGCACGGATTTGCGTGTGCTACGCATCCAAGAGTACTTCCCCTACTATGCCCCGCTCTACACTGGAAGCTCAGAGGCCGGGAAAACCCTCCTCGTCACTGGACGGGGCGGCGTGCGCGGTGACGACGTCATGGTCTCTAGCGTGCTGCATGGCTGGAAGCATACTGGCAGTGATGGAGTCAGCCGCTGGGGCACCAATGTGGTCGCTTCCGCTGCGGGTGGCTATCTCACAGTTGATTTTGATGCCGCAGGCAGTGATCACGAGGCGACGCTCTCGGTCGGCGACTCCGGTGGGGCTGTCTTTATCGAAGATGGAGGCCTCTGGAAGCTCGCGGGCATCAATTACGGCATCGACGGTATGTTTGACACGAATAACACCCCTGGAGACGGCTCGGAGTTCCAGGCCGCTCTTTTTGATGCAGGTGGTCTCTATTACGGTGGAGGCAGTAGTTGGACACTGGTGCAAGACCGCCCACAGGACAATCCCACCAGCTTCTACGCCAGCCGCATCTCATCCAGTGCCGCTACGATCAGCAGCATCGCGAGCGTGCCAGAGCCCGCGGGAGGGCTCCTTCTCATGTGTGCGGCATGCATTTGCCTCACACGGCGTGCTCGGCGCGGAGAGTGA
- a CDS encoding sigma-70 family RNA polymerase sigma factor, whose protein sequence is MGDEASDTSSIPFPADGRGALDVGGFERVLVEHEAAVRLYVRSLMPGYEGADDLAQETLLRLWEKREQFVAGTYFKAWAFQIAKYLVLNQRRKLARSPVVLLDEELMEQIDHRWMERMDMGVTASHQEALTQCLQTLKQEDQRLLHARYATDASLETYASQEGTRPGTLKARLFRLRGAIRDCIQRRLSTP, encoded by the coding sequence ATGGGCGACGAGGCATCCGATACTTCCAGCATTCCTTTTCCTGCCGATGGGCGGGGAGCATTGGATGTGGGAGGCTTTGAACGTGTGCTGGTGGAGCACGAGGCGGCGGTGCGGCTTTATGTGAGGTCGTTGATGCCAGGCTACGAGGGGGCGGATGACTTGGCACAAGAGACACTGCTACGGTTGTGGGAAAAGCGAGAGCAGTTCGTCGCAGGCACATACTTCAAGGCCTGGGCCTTCCAGATCGCTAAATATCTGGTGCTGAACCAGCGCAGGAAACTGGCGCGATCACCGGTGGTGTTGCTGGATGAGGAATTGATGGAGCAGATCGATCACCGCTGGATGGAGAGGATGGATATGGGTGTCACAGCCAGCCACCAAGAGGCGCTGACGCAGTGCCTACAGACACTGAAACAGGAGGATCAGCGACTTTTGCACGCCCGTTATGCAACCGATGCCTCGCTGGAGACATACGCCTCACAAGAAGGGACCCGTCCGGGCACGCTAAAGGCTCGATTGTTTCGCCTGCGGGGCGCCATTCGTGACTGCATCCAACGCCGTCTTTCCACCCCATGA
- a CDS encoding DUF1501 domain-containing protein: MNRRSFLSSAAAFGASPLLAANSTPLHTPKGKAEHCIFIWLGGGMGQIDTFDPKELGENLSKPSKPGSLYKSVETSVPGVRLSEHLGKTAKVMEHVTAMRTVNHHVIDEHAFATNIVHTGRMVSGNVTYPSIGSIIADQRGAVNKDVPAYILIGYPNVSRGPGFLGAKAGYVYLTDTETGPAGFTRPDFVDTDRAKVRQELLKPLMARALKNSAAADYQMAQEEALRLAGPGFMKHFNLKQEPASLRNDYGGEFGQRCLLSRRLVQAGVRFIEVSHNLNFMNGTGWDIHNEGFKNQHLLIQELDTALSALIRDLKDKKLLDKTLIVVATEFGRPPEFDGRGGRGHQGTAFSMVLAGGGLKHCGAYGATDELAKKPVENPVPLVDFHATIHAAMGIDPGHEMMDGSRPVPITDGGKPVAALFA; the protein is encoded by the coding sequence ATGAACCGTCGCTCCTTCCTTTCCTCTGCTGCCGCTTTTGGTGCCTCGCCTCTACTCGCCGCGAACTCCACACCGCTACACACCCCAAAGGGCAAAGCAGAGCACTGCATCTTCATCTGGCTCGGAGGTGGCATGGGGCAGATCGATACCTTTGATCCAAAGGAACTGGGTGAAAATCTGAGCAAGCCATCCAAGCCGGGATCGCTTTACAAATCGGTGGAGACAAGTGTGCCGGGAGTGCGCCTCAGCGAGCACCTCGGCAAAACGGCGAAGGTAATGGAGCATGTGACGGCGATGCGTACGGTGAATCACCATGTCATCGACGAGCACGCTTTTGCGACGAACATCGTGCATACTGGGCGCATGGTTTCTGGCAATGTGACTTATCCGAGTATCGGCAGCATCATCGCGGATCAGCGCGGGGCGGTGAACAAGGACGTTCCGGCCTATATTTTGATCGGTTACCCAAATGTGAGCCGCGGTCCGGGCTTCCTAGGAGCGAAGGCGGGCTACGTTTATCTCACAGATACAGAGACGGGCCCTGCAGGATTTACGCGGCCGGATTTTGTCGATACAGATCGTGCAAAGGTGCGTCAGGAACTGCTGAAGCCACTGATGGCACGGGCATTGAAAAACAGTGCGGCGGCAGACTACCAGATGGCACAAGAAGAGGCTCTTCGCTTGGCGGGGCCGGGCTTTATGAAGCACTTCAATCTCAAGCAGGAGCCTGCATCGCTGCGCAATGATTACGGTGGCGAGTTCGGTCAGCGCTGCCTCCTCTCTCGCCGTCTGGTGCAGGCGGGTGTGCGTTTCATTGAGGTGTCTCACAATCTTAATTTCATGAATGGCACTGGCTGGGACATTCATAATGAGGGCTTCAAGAATCAGCATTTACTCATTCAGGAGCTCGATACGGCACTTTCCGCCCTGATTCGTGATTTGAAGGATAAGAAGCTGCTGGATAAGACCCTCATCGTGGTCGCCACAGAGTTTGGTCGTCCGCCGGAGTTCGATGGCCGAGGTGGGCGCGGGCATCAGGGCACTGCCTTTTCGATGGTGCTGGCTGGTGGCGGCCTGAAGCACTGTGGTGCCTATGGTGCGACTGATGAGCTGGCAAAGAAGCCCGTCGAGAACCCTGTGCCGCTGGTGGATTTCCACGCCACGATCCATGCCGCGATGGGCATCGACCCTGGGCATGAGATGATGGACGGAAGCCGTCCCGTGCCGATCACCGATGGTGGGAAGCCTGTGGCAGCATTGTTTGCGTAA
- a CDS encoding sulfatase-like hydrolase/transferase, which yields MNRILRCLFVLLCLSAVHAADSPIRPNVLFIAIDDLKPALGCYGDAHASTPNLDRLASRSLRFEHAYCNQAVCGPSRNAMMTSLRPQTLGIYDLSTNFRESRPDAITLPQHFLNQGYHTSSMGKILHTGHGNHEDPASWSEKPVHPKVDYYALPENRPSDHDGGSRGAGVYGAATESADVPDDTYSDGILAAEAVKRLAVLKSANAPFFFAVGFRCPHLPFVAPKKYWDRIDAAKLPLPASDALPQGAPEAAGPNTDELRKYKNIPQGKAVLSEAQKRLILHGYYAASSYVDACVGRVLDALESNGLADNTIVVVWGDHGYHLGEHGIWGKHTNFEVAARIPLLVALPGKAGAVTSALVETVDIYPTLAELARLPAPPNIDGRSFASLFSTPAKAHREFVNHIYPRGNLLGNAVRNDRYRLVEWSKPEAKSGTGVMELYDYQTDPGESVNLAAAQPAVVAELKAILANQPALKAQIRSKAATTEKPVDGKQKTDASDRAAQFHKMDKNNDAKVTYDEFAARQRDLSDAPQRFRKLDSNGDNGLTEIEYVNKGARSVPSQPVPSL from the coding sequence ATGAATCGAATCCTTCGCTGTCTTTTCGTCCTGCTCTGTCTCAGCGCCGTGCACGCGGCGGATAGCCCCATCCGGCCCAATGTGTTGTTTATCGCCATTGATGACCTCAAGCCCGCACTTGGCTGCTATGGGGATGCGCACGCCAGCACTCCGAATCTTGACCGCCTCGCCAGCCGTTCTTTGCGGTTCGAGCATGCGTATTGCAACCAGGCCGTCTGTGGCCCCTCGCGCAATGCGATGATGACCAGTTTGCGGCCGCAAACTCTGGGCATCTATGATCTCTCGACCAATTTCCGTGAATCCCGCCCTGACGCGATCACGCTTCCGCAGCATTTCCTCAATCAGGGCTACCACACCTCCTCGATGGGGAAGATCCTGCATACAGGGCATGGCAATCATGAAGACCCAGCCTCCTGGTCGGAGAAGCCCGTTCATCCCAAAGTTGATTATTACGCCTTGCCGGAGAATCGCCCCTCGGATCACGATGGCGGCTCCCGAGGTGCTGGCGTGTATGGTGCCGCGACGGAATCTGCAGATGTGCCCGACGATACCTATTCAGACGGCATCCTCGCCGCCGAAGCGGTGAAGAGACTTGCCGTCCTGAAAAGCGCGAACGCTCCTTTTTTCTTCGCCGTCGGCTTCCGCTGCCCGCACCTGCCATTCGTCGCGCCCAAGAAATACTGGGATCGCATTGACGCGGCGAAGCTGCCTCTGCCTGCCAGTGATGCCTTGCCACAAGGCGCTCCGGAAGCCGCTGGTCCAAACACGGATGAACTCCGCAAATACAAAAACATACCACAAGGCAAGGCCGTGCTCAGCGAAGCTCAAAAGCGCCTGATTCTCCACGGCTACTATGCCGCAAGCAGCTATGTGGACGCCTGTGTCGGGCGCGTCCTGGATGCTCTGGAAAGCAATGGACTGGCAGACAATACCATCGTCGTCGTCTGGGGAGATCACGGCTATCACCTCGGCGAACACGGCATCTGGGGAAAACACACCAACTTCGAAGTGGCTGCCCGAATCCCGCTCCTGGTGGCTCTCCCCGGCAAAGCAGGAGCTGTTACCTCCGCTTTGGTCGAGACCGTCGATATCTATCCCACACTGGCCGAGCTCGCACGACTGCCCGCACCACCCAACATCGACGGACGGAGCTTCGCATCTCTTTTCAGCACTCCCGCCAAGGCGCATCGGGAGTTCGTGAATCACATCTACCCACGCGGTAACCTCCTTGGCAATGCTGTGCGCAATGACCGCTATCGTCTGGTCGAGTGGAGCAAACCTGAAGCCAAATCTGGCACCGGAGTGATGGAGCTTTACGACTATCAGACTGATCCCGGTGAGAGCGTCAACCTTGCCGCCGCCCAACCGGCTGTGGTCGCTGAACTCAAGGCCATCCTAGCCAATCAACCTGCCCTTAAAGCTCAGATTCGCAGCAAAGCAGCAACCACCGAAAAACCTGTGGATGGAAAACAAAAAACCGATGCATCCGACCGCGCAGCGCAGTTCCACAAAATGGACAAGAACAACGATGCCAAGGTCACCTACGATGAGTTCGCCGCCCGGCAACGCGACCTCTCCGATGCTCCTCAGCGCTTCCGTAAACTCGATAGTAATGGCGATAATGGGCTGACCGAAATCGAATATGTAAACAAAGGTGCTCGCTCCGTTCCCTCGCAGCCTGTCCCATCTCTGTGA